In the genome of Harmonia axyridis chromosome 4, icHarAxyr1.1, whole genome shotgun sequence, the window ttgaaaaaaatgttcaaatttgaattatgaaaaattcTCTCAACCTGGTTCAATCGAAATAAATCAACCCAATGAAATTaagtataataaaaaattaataaacacGAAACAAAGAGATTTAGagataaaactgaattttctatagtgtgtcaattttgttttcttggTGTTCTACaattcgaaaatgaaagaagTTTTTGTTATAAGTTTTTCTCCGAATTTGGTGAATGAATCATAACTTTACATAATTAGAAAAACAATCTTTTTTGGAAAACAGTGCAATCTCATCTTTCGACAAATGGACAGAAAAGAAGATCAAAATATTCTTGGCATattatcaaattttatatatctaCATATAAAAACTTGAGATCGATAGAATTTGTCTGAAACTATATTCGATTCACAGATGGGAAACTGGCAATGACATCTTCGCTGAAGAGGAAGGATACCTTAAATCTTTGGGACCTGATCCAGATGAGGAAGGACAGAACCTCAACGCTCAAGTTCAACAAGGATCCTACTCTTACACCTCTCCTGATGGTCAAAATATAACCGTACACTACATTGCTGATGAAACTGGATTCCATCCAACTGGAGATCATTTGCCTACCCCACCACCAGTTAGTCCTGAAGTTCAAAAAGGTTTGGATCTCATCTACGAAGGAATCAGGGCCCAACAGGTGAGAAAAGCtattaaaatttaataattaattgaGCTATTTAAAGAACATTGGTATTATTTGACATATAGCTCAAATAAATACTACAAACCTCACATCAGCTGGAATCAGTTGGAAAATATCTCTGATATGAAAGCGATATTTGAggccattgaaaatatttagggTGATCCATTAAAAAATCAAcctattgttgaataattttctttGGGTACAACCTGTATAGTAGAAAAGAGTTTTCTACATGCAGAAATTAAATTACAAGGAGCCTGCTTTCCAACGAAATTACTGAGATGTTTAGTAAGAAGGTGTTGACAAAAGCAGAAACAATATTACAGAATACAGAAAAAGCGAGAGTAAAAACTTCATGGGAATCTACTAGAAGAAATCTGAAACtgtcgcattcgccattttgtacaAATTGCTAACAATTGAATTAgatcattttgaatagttttcTTCAAACAGATTATTACGCATCAATAAGAATTACACAACATAAATTGAATGTTGTTCTAAAAAGTTTATTCGAGTTTTAGTCCTTCTGAGATTACATCAATACGCCATTTCGAAATGTCATTATTGACTAATCTACTCAGACATCGAAGGAAAATTATGACTACATCATTATGTGTCATGTCACAATTTTCTTACCTACACAAAGCGATACCAATTTACTGCTGTAGGTACTTGAGTTCTTTATGAAAATCACACCTTTACACAAATGATGATTATCACTAAACAAATAACCTCTCAGTTTTTAGATGACATAAGAATCAGACCCAGTGACCTAGATTAGTCAGTTCTAATAGTCTAGCATGAACGTTCTTAATATTTCAAACCACACTGTTTATTTGCACGCTATGTACAAGGAATTCTGAACAATTATTTACAATTATGGAATTCCTTAGATAAATAAAGAGGGAAAGATCGAGGGTTTTTGATTCGATAATCTTTTTgctagttcatttatatttagtGTTATTGATGATGAGATTCACAAAACTTTTATCAACACTGAACCCTGTAAtcataaattaattaatataattataaatgaGATGCCCATCGGTCCAGAACTATCTCAGAAGAatggaaattcaaaaagaattgtTAAATATTTGGTGTACTTGGAGTGGATTGATTAAATTttaatatagtaaacatttCGAAGTGGCATACTCAATTTGAAACAGTTAATCGAGACAAAATGGTGAATGAATCGGTTGCTTCAAGTGAATTTTCAAGAGACTTTCATTCTAGTCTTGTGCTATGCCGAACAATAATTTCATgacaatgaaatgaatgaaggGTAATTTTTTTAGGGACAACTGGATTGACATCTGTTTTGTCATGTATAGATTGCCAAATATAGAACTAATTCATaggttttctattttattttccaaatatcTATTTCAAGAAAGATCTCTGAATTGATATCTGGCTTATGTGTTTGAGTTTTATCTAGAAATACATACATATTCACCTTGTAAATTTAGGAAAATATACGTTCAATAACTAGATAGTTCTGAACAAAACTCCATTTTCGAGTATCCAAGTGTAGGCCCCAGGCGATGCATTTCGGCAATAGCTTTATAGATGAaacttctctttttttttgagtgGAGGTCCTATTATTAGTGCTTTAAATTTTGGACCACATATATGGAGCATCTTGTATGCACATTGTTTGATGGAATATAAAAGATCAATCCTTTGGATGTGAGTTTCGTTTTCGGTTAAAATTGTGCTTCTTCAAGACATCTTCAGGGTGATTCATTATGAAACACTTTATCAGTTTTTCATTTAGTTCATTAGTTGATTGATTTTACGATATTACAAGTATGTTTGATAACTTAACTAAATTTGTTCTCATTTTTTTAGGAAGCTGCTGAAAGAGAAGCTCGTGAAAATCCAAACGCTCCAAGGAAAGAACAATTTAATGATGACGGCCAGTACAGACAGTAagctgaaatgaaaatttctgtgATGCATCGAATCGAATATTCTACTATCTTTGTGATTTATTCcataaaactcaaaatttcagaaccATTGTAATTGTCCTAATGGCTGCATGATTTGAAGTGTTTATAATCTCAGTTACTGTCAAATTGTTTCGTACAAAAAATAGCATGAATTTATGAGAAATAATGTATTATACCATTTGATGAACTTCATCAACAAAATGATTAACACACATTCTCAGACTGAAGACATACCCTTATGTGACTTTAAGTGTGTTCTTAGATAAGTATAGGGAACTATAATACAAATGATtgttataatgttttaattaattttatatgaatagaataaatattttcaatgaatacaAATATTATTTCATCCGGAAAATGCTCAATAAATATCTGTAATACTTGTATTTTCATCTAGTGAAAATATTCAGggatatattataaatgattATAACTAATGTCCCTAAAATCTTAATGGGTTAAGaagcattcattattttcaaatgaataatcattcatatttttgaatttcgatTCAAATATCATATGTCCTTTATCTAATATTTATAC includes:
- the LOC123679088 gene encoding endocuticle structural glycoprotein SgAbd-2-like yields the protein MRHLIIVSAILAFAWAQPQQARRSPQPFQPPRQQYNQYENEENSEQYQNENNEKQQYYSQVKSNEPNERIRSTTFIPIIRFDKEQGTDGSYKTSWETGNDIFAEEEGYLKSLGPDPDEEGQNLNAQVQQGSYSYTSPDGQNITVHYIADETGFHPTGDHLPTPPPVSPEVQKGLDLIYEGIRAQQEAAEREARENPNAPRKEQFNDDGQYRQ